In one window of Camelina sativa cultivar DH55 chromosome 15, Cs, whole genome shotgun sequence DNA:
- the LOC104747754 gene encoding uncharacterized protein LOC104747754, translating into MYKGYIRILVATLLMTLSGESRNSLYQRDVNPQRPPYFPKLRSVASCSVFCRAQSLCGILDHHLHGREDPPDWSRPDTYPLHLIITTLRGSTTYDSNVHMLLTKPGLAPMMNSTLPKLLKPYGSATLMTQYRGCDLDLRGFSISNHLSSIPANCLKHHRSKQPNISTSITIRTFVPQLLDLALLRLVLFIQVSFLALPIILTAQCLSTVTNLSSVELIDDDHSCNLDATCIQLLHSFCFIPIMDSCLMFYLSLLMLMVLGKPLYVAF; encoded by the exons ATGTATAAAGGGTATATTAGAATTTTGGTGGCTACTCTGCTCATGACTTTGTCGGGTGAATCCCGAAACTCCCTTTATCAAAGGGATGTCAACCCCCAACGCCCACCTTACTTCCCGAAACTCAGGTCTGTTGCTTCCTGTTCCGTGTTTTGTCGAGCTCAATCcttgtgtggaattcttgatcaccatctccatggcagagaggatccacctgATTGGTCACGACCTGACACTTATCCTCTGCACCTAATAATCACTACGTTG agaggatccaccaCTTATGATTCGAATGTACACATGCTGCTCACGAAACCTGGTTTAGCTCCAATGATGAACTCTACCTTGCCTAAACTCTTGAAGCCTTATGGCTCCGCAACTCTGATGACACAGTACCGAGGATGTGATCTTGATCTTAGAGGTTTCTCTATCAGCAATCACCTCTCGTCAATTCCGGCCAATTGCCTTAAACACCACCGCTCCAAGCAACCCAATATCTCCACCTCCATTACCATCCGGACTTTTGTCCCCCAACTCCTTGACCTGGCCTTGCTTCGGCTAGTGCTCTTCATCCAGGTGAGCTTTTTGGCTCTACCGATCATTTTAACGGCACAATGTCTCTCGACTGTGACCAACTTGTCATCTGTCGAACTCATCGACGACGACCATTCTTGCAACCTTGATGCCACATGTATCCAACTGCTCCATAGCTTTTGTTTCATACCGATCATGGACTCTTGCTTGATGTTCTATCTTTCTTTACTCATGCTTATGGTTTTGGGAAAACCTTTGTATGTCGCTTTTTAA